A stretch of the Dechloromonas sp. TW-R-39-2 genome encodes the following:
- the iscR gene encoding Fe-S cluster assembly transcriptional regulator IscR, which translates to MRLTTKGRFAVTAMIDLALRCDDGPVTLASISERQKISLSYLEQLFGKLRRYKLVDSVRGPGGGYCVARPIDQVAVADIIRAVDEQLDATQCGGRENCHDEHRCMTHDLWSTLNAKMYEYLSSVTLAELVEKQKAKLAGVGQVVIEDKRRLGPQPRARVVREKAGVLA; encoded by the coding sequence ATGCGACTTACTACCAAAGGGCGATTTGCCGTCACGGCAATGATCGATCTGGCGCTGCGTTGTGACGATGGCCCGGTGACTTTGGCCAGCATCAGCGAGCGTCAGAAGATTTCTCTTTCGTATCTTGAGCAACTGTTTGGCAAGTTGCGCCGCTACAAGCTGGTTGATAGCGTGCGCGGCCCGGGGGGTGGTTATTGTGTTGCCCGCCCGATTGACCAGGTGGCTGTGGCCGACATCATTCGTGCGGTCGACGAGCAGCTTGATGCAACGCAATGCGGTGGGCGTGAAAATTGCCACGATGAACATCGCTGCATGACGCATGATCTGTGGTCTACGCTCAATGCCAAGATGTACGAATATCTCTCGTCGGTGACGCTGGCCGAACTGGTTGAAAAGCAGAAAGCCAAGCTTGCCGGTGTCGGACAAGTCGTGATTGAAGACAAGCGTCGCCTCGGGCCGCAACCTCGCGCCCGGGTTGTTCGGGAAAAGGCTGGCGTTCTGGCCTGA
- a CDS encoding cysteine desulfurase family protein yields the protein MFQPVYLDHNATTPLDPAALAAMLPWLEQCCGNASSRHEYGRAARSAIDQARQQVAAAVNAHPTEIVFTSGGSEANNLFIKGAAASLKPGLIAIGATEHPCVTRPAAQLVRQGWDLRHIAVDAAGRIDLPGFEALLAQRPRLVSIMTANNETGVIQDMNLLLQVAKAAGSWIHSDAVQAFGKMALDFRTLNAAGLHAMTLSAHKINGPKGAAALVVDKRVELQAQIAGGGHERGLRSGTENVPAIVGFGIAAELAARRVAELPHRMRVLQENMEVGLVALGARIFAVDAERLPNTSYFALPDIDGETLVGKLDRAGFAVASGAACSSANPEPSHVLQAMGVAPEVARGAVRVSLGASNTETDVEQFINALRVTVGRLQGLTAIAV from the coding sequence ATGTTTCAACCTGTCTACCTCGATCATAACGCCACGACACCGCTTGATCCTGCGGCGCTGGCGGCCATGTTGCCATGGCTCGAACAGTGCTGCGGCAATGCCTCCAGCCGGCATGAGTATGGTCGGGCGGCGCGCAGTGCGATCGATCAGGCTCGTCAGCAAGTTGCCGCGGCAGTCAATGCGCACCCGACCGAAATCGTCTTTACCAGCGGCGGCAGCGAGGCCAATAACCTCTTCATCAAAGGTGCTGCGGCATCGTTGAAGCCCGGTCTGATTGCCATTGGCGCAACCGAGCATCCCTGTGTTACCCGTCCGGCTGCGCAGTTGGTGCGGCAGGGGTGGGATCTTCGGCATATCGCGGTCGACGCCGCCGGTCGTATCGATTTGCCTGGTTTCGAAGCGCTGCTTGCGCAGCGGCCGCGTCTGGTTTCAATCATGACGGCCAATAACGAAACCGGTGTCATTCAGGATATGAATCTTCTGTTGCAGGTAGCAAAGGCTGCTGGCAGTTGGATTCATAGCGATGCAGTGCAGGCTTTCGGTAAAATGGCGCTCGATTTTCGGACCCTGAATGCTGCGGGGCTGCATGCAATGACCCTGTCGGCACACAAAATCAACGGTCCCAAAGGGGCGGCTGCGTTGGTGGTCGATAAACGTGTCGAATTACAGGCGCAAATTGCCGGCGGTGGCCACGAGCGAGGCTTGCGGTCGGGCACTGAAAATGTGCCGGCAATCGTCGGATTTGGTATTGCTGCGGAACTTGCGGCGCGACGCGTTGCCGAATTGCCGCACCGCATGCGTGTCTTGCAGGAAAATATGGAAGTTGGGCTGGTGGCGCTGGGTGCGCGGATTTTCGCGGTCGACGCCGAAAGACTGCCGAATACGAGTTATTTTGCCTTGCCGGATATTGATGGCGAAACGCTGGTCGGCAAGCTGGATCGTGCAGGATTTGCCGTTGCCAGCGGAGCGGCCTGTTCGAGTGCCAATCCAGAGCCGTCGCATGTTTTGCAGGCCATGGGTGTGGCGCCGGAAGTAGCGCGCGGTGCAGTACGAGTCAGTCTTGGGGCAAGCAATACCGAGACTGATGTGGAACAGTTTATTAACGCCTTGCGGGTTACAGTCGGACGCCTGCAGGGACTGACGGCAATTGCCGTTTGA
- a CDS encoding IscS subfamily cysteine desulfurase, whose amino-acid sequence MKLPIYLDYSATTPVDPRVAAKMIPFLCEDFGNPASRSHSFGWVADAAVEEAREQVATLVNADPKEIVWTSGATESNNLAIKGAANFYASTKGKHIITVKTEHKAVLDTVRELERQGFEATYLDVKEDGLLDLEVFKAAIRPDTVLASVMFVNNEVGVIQPIAELGEICREKGVIFHVDAAQATGKVEIDLSKLKVDLMSFSAHKTYGPKGIGALYVRRKPRIRLEAQMHGGGHERGFRSGTLATHQIVGMGESFRLAKEEMAEENARVGALRDRLLNGLKDMEHTYINGDMTQRVAHNLNISFAYVEGESMIMAIKDLAVSSGSACTSASLEPSYVLRALGRNDELAHSSIRFSIGRFTTEEEIDYAINLLKAKVGKLRELSPLWEMVQDGIDLDTVQWAAH is encoded by the coding sequence ATGAAACTCCCCATCTATCTGGATTACTCGGCAACGACGCCGGTCGACCCGCGTGTCGCGGCCAAAATGATTCCGTTCCTCTGTGAGGATTTCGGCAATCCGGCATCGCGTTCGCACAGCTTTGGCTGGGTCGCAGACGCTGCCGTTGAAGAAGCACGCGAGCAGGTCGCGACGCTGGTCAACGCCGACCCGAAGGAAATCGTCTGGACCTCCGGTGCAACCGAGTCGAACAATCTCGCGATCAAGGGTGCCGCCAATTTCTACGCCAGTACCAAGGGCAAGCACATCATCACGGTGAAGACCGAGCACAAGGCCGTGCTCGACACCGTGCGCGAACTGGAACGCCAGGGGTTCGAGGCAACTTATCTCGACGTCAAGGAAGACGGCCTGCTCGATCTGGAGGTTTTCAAGGCGGCGATTCGTCCCGATACCGTGCTCGCCTCGGTGATGTTCGTCAATAACGAAGTCGGCGTCATCCAGCCGATCGCCGAGCTCGGCGAGATCTGCCGCGAGAAGGGCGTCATCTTCCACGTCGATGCGGCGCAGGCTACCGGTAAGGTCGAGATCGACCTGAGCAAGCTCAAGGTCGACCTGATGAGCTTCTCGGCCCACAAGACCTATGGCCCGAAGGGTATTGGCGCGCTGTACGTGCGTCGCAAGCCGCGTATTCGCCTCGAAGCCCAGATGCACGGCGGCGGTCACGAGCGTGGTTTCCGTTCCGGCACGTTGGCGACGCACCAGATCGTCGGCATGGGCGAAAGCTTCCGTCTGGCCAAGGAAGAAATGGCCGAAGAGAATGCCCGCGTCGGTGCCTTGCGCGACCGCCTGCTCAATGGCCTGAAGGACATGGAGCACACTTACATCAACGGCGACATGACGCAGCGCGTCGCCCATAATCTGAATATCAGCTTTGCGTATGTCGAAGGCGAGTCGATGATCATGGCGATCAAGGATCTGGCCGTTTCTTCCGGTTCGGCCTGTACTTCGGCCAGCCTGGAACCTTCCTACGTGCTGCGCGCCCTTGGCCGCAACGACGAACTGGCTCACAGCTCGATCCGTTTCAGCATCGGTCGCTTCACGACGGAAGAAGAAATTGACTATGCAATCAATCTGTTGAAAGCCAAAGTTGGCAAGTTACGTGAACTTTCCCCGTTGTGGGAAATGGTTCAGGACGGCATCGATCTGGACACCGTCCAGTGGGCCGCGCACTAA
- the iscU gene encoding Fe-S cluster assembly scaffold IscU: protein MSYSVKVIDHYENPRNVGSFGKEDDGVGTGMVGAPACGDVMKLQIKVNKSGVIEDAKFKTYGCGSAIASSSLVTEWVKGKTVDQALAIKNTEIAEELALPPVKIHCSILAEDAIKAAVADYKKKHGE from the coding sequence ATGAGCTATAGCGTAAAAGTCATTGATCACTACGAAAACCCGCGTAACGTCGGCTCCTTCGGCAAGGAAGACGACGGCGTCGGTACCGGCATGGTCGGCGCACCAGCCTGCGGCGACGTGATGAAGTTGCAGATCAAGGTGAACAAGTCCGGCGTGATTGAAGATGCCAAGTTCAAGACCTACGGCTGTGGTTCGGCCATCGCTTCGTCTTCGCTGGTGACCGAATGGGTCAAGGGCAAGACCGTGGACCAGGCGCTGGCCATCAAAAACACCGAAATTGCTGAAGAACTGGCACTGCCGCCGGTTAAAATCCACTGTTCGATTCTCGCCGAGGACGCCATCAAGGCAGCCGTGGCGGATTACAAGAAAAAGCACGGAGAATAA
- the iscA gene encoding iron-sulfur cluster assembly protein IscA encodes MGVTLSDKAAKHVANYLTKRGKGIGLRLGVRTSGCSGMAYKLEFVDEVSPEDLVFESNGVKVFVDAKSMPYLEGMELDFAREGLNEGFKFNNPNVKDQCGCGESFNV; translated from the coding sequence ATGGGTGTCACCTTGAGCGACAAGGCGGCCAAGCACGTCGCCAACTACCTGACCAAACGCGGCAAGGGCATCGGCCTGCGCCTCGGCGTACGGACCAGCGGCTGTTCCGGCATGGCCTACAAGCTGGAATTTGTCGACGAGGTGAGTCCCGAGGATCTGGTTTTCGAGAGCAACGGCGTCAAGGTGTTTGTTGACGCCAAGAGCATGCCGTATCTCGAAGGCATGGAGCTCGACTTTGCCCGTGAAGGCCTGAACGAAGGGTTCAAGTTCAATAACCCGAACGTCAAGGATCAGTGCGGCTGCGGCGAATCCTTCAACGTCTGA
- the hscB gene encoding Fe-S protein assembly co-chaperone HscB produces MDFNSDHFALFNLPRQFKIDAADLDSRYRDVQVQVHPDRFASSGEADKRLSMQWATRANEAYQTLKKPLERAKYLLHLAGHDIQAETNTAMAPEFLMEQMEWREAVMDARQGGDHHELEHLHNRLRGDINAHYDEIGQLLDASDYAEATDLVRRLMFLEKLLYEIDDALASLED; encoded by the coding sequence ATGGATTTCAATTCAGACCACTTTGCTCTGTTCAATCTGCCGCGTCAGTTCAAGATCGACGCGGCAGACCTTGATTCGCGCTATCGCGACGTCCAGGTCCAGGTTCATCCGGACCGCTTCGCGAGCAGCGGCGAGGCCGACAAACGCCTGTCGATGCAGTGGGCGACGCGGGCCAACGAGGCTTACCAGACGCTGAAGAAGCCGCTTGAGCGGGCGAAATACCTGCTGCATCTGGCCGGTCACGATATTCAGGCTGAAACCAATACCGCAATGGCGCCCGAGTTCCTGATGGAACAGATGGAGTGGCGCGAGGCGGTGATGGACGCCCGTCAGGGTGGCGATCACCATGAACTGGAACATCTGCACAATCGTTTGCGTGGCGATATCAACGCGCATTACGACGAAATCGGCCAGTTGCTCGATGCCTCTGACTATGCCGAGGCGACCGACCTGGTCCGCCGGTTGATGTTCCTGGAAAAACTGCTGTACGAAATCGACGACGCACTGGCGTCGCTGGAAGACTAG